A genomic window from Populus nigra chromosome 7, ddPopNigr1.1, whole genome shotgun sequence includes:
- the LOC133699942 gene encoding P-loop NTPase domain-containing protein LPA1 homolog 1-like isoform X3, producing the protein MTTMEVGKVLYIVVVDEEENRDKGKGKGKGKGKDSFRYTRPVLQSTLQLMGCKARHAFKISQRVFELMRSVSHSKEVEITGVDASNGNNEKEDGLSSGVFLGKTEVGNSLVSEEDRNKSIPFELYKRRTTVVVRREAFLNFVCDALTEYKYVGPNQREDLVLACRIRERKESVTVLLCGTSGCGKSTLSALLGSRLGVTTVISTDSIRHMMRSFVDEKQNPLLWASTYHAGEFLDPVAVAEAKAKRKAKKLAGTGTLRSKDEVSDGYTTGKSGSGAPKVSSGATEVISPKQMAIEGFKAQSEMVIDSLDRLITAWEERKESVVVEGVHLSLNFVMGLMKKHPSIIPFMIYITNEDKHLERFAVRAKYMTLDPAKNKYVKYIRNIRTIQDYLCKRADKHLVPKINNTNVDKSVAAIHATVFSCLRRWDAGEQLYDPTTNTVALVDEEYRNQCAANSLSSKGMFQLIQRKGSSRHLMALLNTDGSVAKAWPVDSVDGNGKLGTGHGTDSGIGTPMYGPLQIGKAEPVNLQFGNFGISAWPSDGGTSHAGSVDESRADGTDTGSRYYSSCCSSPRKPDGAAKELKEEHSVNGSDEEVDDPPEVDSDEDLSDDDDKHDHEEIGSVDEEYTKSDEEYDDLAMQDVQENGYWSDDDEEPKDRLPPISGGNVSPNKIDKYRQNLERFLGTRSEQLAEPLCSYSSLLVEQGERRMLSSGSLKIRKRSLSIPAIRKHGSVISDPILSGAPQRQSTFSPFVCVHSHASTVHSNRVLRLHGSRP; encoded by the exons ATGACGACGATGGAGGTTGGAAAAGTGCTGTACATAGTGGTGGTGGATGAGGAGGAAAATAGAGataaagggaaagggaaagggaaagggaaagggaaagacTCTTTTAGATATACGCGTCCGGTTTTGCAGAGTACTCTGCAACTCATGGGATGTAAAGCACGTCATGCTTTTAAG ATTAGCCAAAGGGTTTTTGAGCTCATGAGAAGTGTTTCACATTCGAAAGAAGTTGAGATAACAGGAGTGGATGCTTCAAATGGAAATAACGAAAAGGAAGATGGTTTGTCCAGTGGAGTTTTCTTGGGTAAAACAGAGGTTGGTAATAGTTTGGTTTCCGAGGAAGACAGAAATAAGAGCATACCATTTGAATTGTACAAAAGACGAACCACTGTAGTTGTTAGAAGAGAGGctttcttgaattttgtttGTGATGCTCTGACCGAGTACAAGTATGTGGGGCCTAACCAGAGGGAAGACTTGGTTTTGGCTTGCAG AATCCGTGAAAGGAAGGAATCCGTGACAGTGCTGTTGTGTGGTACTAGTGGCTGTGGAAAATCTACTTTGTCTGCATTGCTG GGTAGCAGGTTAGGAGTTACAACAGTGATATCTACGGATTCTATTAGACACATGATGAGGAGTTTTGTAGATGAGAAGCAAAATCCTCTACTTTGGGCCTCGACATACCATGCTGGGGAGTTTTTAGATCCTGTGGCTGTTGCTGAAGCAAAGGCTAAAAGAAAGGCAAAGAAATTGGCAGGCACTGGAACTTTGCGTTCAAAGGATGAAGTATCTGATGGCTATACAACTGGGAAATCTGGTAGCGGAGCACCAAAGGTGAGTTCTGGTGCTACTGAGGTTATTAGTCCAAAACAAATGGCAATTGAAGGTTTCAAGGCACAAAGTGAGATGGTGATTGACAGTCTTGATCGTCTCATTACTGCATGGGAAGAGAGGAAAGAATCAGTAGTGGTCGAGGGTGTTCATTTGAGCCTTAATTTTGTG ATGGGGCTTATGAAGAAACACCCTTCAATTATACCATTCATGATATACATTACAAATGAGGACAAACACTTGGAGCGATTTGCAGTTCGTGCAAAGTACATGACATTGGACCCagctaaaaacaaatatgtaaaATACATTCGGAACATCAGAACAATCCAAGATTATCTTTGCAAACGGGCTGACAAACATCTTGTTCCCAAAATCAACAACACAAATGTCGATAAGAGTGTGGCAGCTATTCATGCAACAGTCTTCAGCTGCCTTCGAAGGTGGGATGCAGGAGAACAGCTTTATGATCCTACCACAAACACTGTTGCTCTTGTTGATGAGGAGTACAGGAACCAGTGTGCTGCAAATTCATTGAGCTCCAAGGGGATGTTTCAGCTTATTCAGAGAAAAGGTTCTTCAAGGCATTTGATGGCTCTTCTTAATACTGATGGGTCTGTTGCAAAGGCTTGGCCTGTTGATTCAGTAGATGGTAATGGGAAGCTTGGAACAGGCCATGGGACTGACAGTGGAATAGGGACTCCAATGTATGGACCATTGCAGATAGGCAAGGCTGAACCAGTTAATCTTCAGTTTGGTAACTTTGGAATCAGTGCTTGGCCTAGTGATGGTGGCACAAGTCATGCTGGAAGTGTTGACGAGTCCAGGGCTGATGGGACTGATACAGGGAGCAGATATTACTCCTCTTGTTGCAGCTCGCCAAGGAAGCCTGATGGGGCTGCCAAGGAG CTGAAGGAGGAGCATTCAGTGAATGGCAGTGATGAAGAAGTTGACGATCCACCTGAGGTGGACAGTGATGAGGATCttagtgatgatgatgacaaGCATGACCATGAAGAG ATTGGCTCAGTTGATGAGGAATACACAAAATCAGATGAAGAATATGATGATCTGGCAATGCAGGATGTGCAGGAGAATGGTTATTGGTCAGACGATGATGAGGAGCCTAAAGATAGGCTGCCCCCTATTTCTGGGGGTAATGTAAGCCCCAACAAAATAGATAAGTACAGGCAGAATTTAGAGCGCTTCCTTGGAACTAGAAGTGAGCAGTTGGCTGAACCACTATGCTCCTACTCTTCTCTGCTTGTGGAGCAAGGTGAGAGGAGAATGTTGAGTTCAGGCAGTCTCAAAATAAGAAAACGTTCACTCAGCATTCCTGCCATCAGAAAGCATGGGTCAGTAATTAGTGATCCCATTCTCTCCGGAGCACCCCAGAG GCAGAGTACGTTCTCCCCCTTCGTCTGTGTTCACAGCCATGCCAGCACAGTACATAGCAACCGGGTCTTACGTCTGCATGGAAGCAGACCTTAG
- the LOC133699942 gene encoding P-loop NTPase domain-containing protein LPA1 homolog 1-like isoform X1 yields MRGRKTGQRRERGGGDMTTMEVGKVLYIVVVDEEENRDKGKGKGKGKGKDSFRYTRPVLQSTLQLMGCKARHAFKISQRVFELMRSVSHSKEVEITGVDASNGNNEKEDGLSSGVFLGKTEVGNSLVSEEDRNKSIPFELYKRRTTVVVRREAFLNFVCDALTEYKYVGPNQREDLVLACRIRERKESVTVLLCGTSGCGKSTLSALLGSRLGVTTVISTDSIRHMMRSFVDEKQNPLLWASTYHAGEFLDPVAVAEAKAKRKAKKLAGTGTLRSKDEVSDGYTTGKSGSGAPKVSSGATEVISPKQMAIEGFKAQSEMVIDSLDRLITAWEERKESVVVEGVHLSLNFVMGLMKKHPSIIPFMIYITNEDKHLERFAVRAKYMTLDPAKNKYVKYIRNIRTIQDYLCKRADKHLVPKINNTNVDKSVAAIHATVFSCLRRWDAGEQLYDPTTNTVALVDEEYRNQCAANSLSSKGMFQLIQRKGSSRHLMALLNTDGSVAKAWPVDSVDGNGKLGTGHGTDSGIGTPMYGPLQIGKAEPVNLQFGNFGISAWPSDGGTSHAGSVDESRADGTDTGSRYYSSCCSSPRKPDGAAKELKEEHSVNGSDEEVDDPPEVDSDEDLSDDDDKHDHEEIGSVDEEYTKSDEEYDDLAMQDVQENGYWSDDDEEPKDRLPPISGGNVSPNKIDKYRQNLERFLGTRSEQLAEPLCSYSSLLVEQGERRMLSSGSLKIRKRSLSIPAIRKHGSVISDPILSGAPQRQSTFSPFVCVHSHASTVHSNRVLRLHGSRP; encoded by the exons ATGCGTGGACGGAAAACTGGACAG agaagagagagggggggaggAGACATGACGACGATGGAGGTTGGAAAAGTGCTGTACATAGTGGTGGTGGATGAGGAGGAAAATAGAGataaagggaaagggaaagggaaagggaaagggaaagacTCTTTTAGATATACGCGTCCGGTTTTGCAGAGTACTCTGCAACTCATGGGATGTAAAGCACGTCATGCTTTTAAG ATTAGCCAAAGGGTTTTTGAGCTCATGAGAAGTGTTTCACATTCGAAAGAAGTTGAGATAACAGGAGTGGATGCTTCAAATGGAAATAACGAAAAGGAAGATGGTTTGTCCAGTGGAGTTTTCTTGGGTAAAACAGAGGTTGGTAATAGTTTGGTTTCCGAGGAAGACAGAAATAAGAGCATACCATTTGAATTGTACAAAAGACGAACCACTGTAGTTGTTAGAAGAGAGGctttcttgaattttgtttGTGATGCTCTGACCGAGTACAAGTATGTGGGGCCTAACCAGAGGGAAGACTTGGTTTTGGCTTGCAG AATCCGTGAAAGGAAGGAATCCGTGACAGTGCTGTTGTGTGGTACTAGTGGCTGTGGAAAATCTACTTTGTCTGCATTGCTG GGTAGCAGGTTAGGAGTTACAACAGTGATATCTACGGATTCTATTAGACACATGATGAGGAGTTTTGTAGATGAGAAGCAAAATCCTCTACTTTGGGCCTCGACATACCATGCTGGGGAGTTTTTAGATCCTGTGGCTGTTGCTGAAGCAAAGGCTAAAAGAAAGGCAAAGAAATTGGCAGGCACTGGAACTTTGCGTTCAAAGGATGAAGTATCTGATGGCTATACAACTGGGAAATCTGGTAGCGGAGCACCAAAGGTGAGTTCTGGTGCTACTGAGGTTATTAGTCCAAAACAAATGGCAATTGAAGGTTTCAAGGCACAAAGTGAGATGGTGATTGACAGTCTTGATCGTCTCATTACTGCATGGGAAGAGAGGAAAGAATCAGTAGTGGTCGAGGGTGTTCATTTGAGCCTTAATTTTGTG ATGGGGCTTATGAAGAAACACCCTTCAATTATACCATTCATGATATACATTACAAATGAGGACAAACACTTGGAGCGATTTGCAGTTCGTGCAAAGTACATGACATTGGACCCagctaaaaacaaatatgtaaaATACATTCGGAACATCAGAACAATCCAAGATTATCTTTGCAAACGGGCTGACAAACATCTTGTTCCCAAAATCAACAACACAAATGTCGATAAGAGTGTGGCAGCTATTCATGCAACAGTCTTCAGCTGCCTTCGAAGGTGGGATGCAGGAGAACAGCTTTATGATCCTACCACAAACACTGTTGCTCTTGTTGATGAGGAGTACAGGAACCAGTGTGCTGCAAATTCATTGAGCTCCAAGGGGATGTTTCAGCTTATTCAGAGAAAAGGTTCTTCAAGGCATTTGATGGCTCTTCTTAATACTGATGGGTCTGTTGCAAAGGCTTGGCCTGTTGATTCAGTAGATGGTAATGGGAAGCTTGGAACAGGCCATGGGACTGACAGTGGAATAGGGACTCCAATGTATGGACCATTGCAGATAGGCAAGGCTGAACCAGTTAATCTTCAGTTTGGTAACTTTGGAATCAGTGCTTGGCCTAGTGATGGTGGCACAAGTCATGCTGGAAGTGTTGACGAGTCCAGGGCTGATGGGACTGATACAGGGAGCAGATATTACTCCTCTTGTTGCAGCTCGCCAAGGAAGCCTGATGGGGCTGCCAAGGAG CTGAAGGAGGAGCATTCAGTGAATGGCAGTGATGAAGAAGTTGACGATCCACCTGAGGTGGACAGTGATGAGGATCttagtgatgatgatgacaaGCATGACCATGAAGAG ATTGGCTCAGTTGATGAGGAATACACAAAATCAGATGAAGAATATGATGATCTGGCAATGCAGGATGTGCAGGAGAATGGTTATTGGTCAGACGATGATGAGGAGCCTAAAGATAGGCTGCCCCCTATTTCTGGGGGTAATGTAAGCCCCAACAAAATAGATAAGTACAGGCAGAATTTAGAGCGCTTCCTTGGAACTAGAAGTGAGCAGTTGGCTGAACCACTATGCTCCTACTCTTCTCTGCTTGTGGAGCAAGGTGAGAGGAGAATGTTGAGTTCAGGCAGTCTCAAAATAAGAAAACGTTCACTCAGCATTCCTGCCATCAGAAAGCATGGGTCAGTAATTAGTGATCCCATTCTCTCCGGAGCACCCCAGAG GCAGAGTACGTTCTCCCCCTTCGTCTGTGTTCACAGCCATGCCAGCACAGTACATAGCAACCGGGTCTTACGTCTGCATGGAAGCAGACCTTAG
- the LOC133699942 gene encoding P-loop NTPase domain-containing protein LPA1 homolog 1-like isoform X2: MRGRKTGQRRERGGGDMTTMEVGKVLYIVVVDEEENRDKGKGKGKGKGKDSFRYTRPVLQSTLQLMGCKARHAFKISQRVFELMRSVSHSKEVEITGVDASNGNNEKEDGLSSGVFLGKTEVGNSLVSEEDRNKSIPFELYKRRTTVVVRREAFLNFVCDALTEYKYVGPNQREDLVLACRIRERKESVTVLLCGTSGCGKSTLSALLGSRLGVTTVISTDSIRHMMRSFVDEKQNPLLWASTYHAGEFLDPVAVAEAKAKRKAKKLAGTGTLRSKDEVSDGYTTGKSGSGAPKVSSGATEVISPKQMAIEGFKAQSEMVIDSLDRLITAWEERKESVVVEGVHLSLNFVMGLMKKHPSIIPFMIYITNEDKHLERFAVRAKYMTLDPAKNKYVKYIRNIRTIQDYLCKRADKHLVPKINNTNVDKSVAAIHATVFSCLRRWDAGEQLYDPTTNTVALVDEEYRNQCAANSLSSKGMFQLIQRKGSSRHLMALLNTDGSVAKAWPVDSVDGNGKLGTGHGTDSGIGTPMYGPLQIGKAEPVNLQFGNFGISAWPSDGGTSHAGSVDESRADGTDTGSRYYSSCCSSPRKPDGAAKELKEEHSVNGSDEEVDDPPEVDSDEDLSDDDDKHDHEEIGSVDEEYTKSDEEYDDLAMQDVQENGYWSDDDEEPKDRLPPISGGNVSPNKIDKYRQNLERFLGTRSEQLAEPLCSYSSLLVEQGERRMLSSGSLKIRKRSLSIPAIRKHGSVISDPILSGAPQSNTQAEYVLPLRLCSQPCQHST; the protein is encoded by the exons ATGCGTGGACGGAAAACTGGACAG agaagagagagggggggaggAGACATGACGACGATGGAGGTTGGAAAAGTGCTGTACATAGTGGTGGTGGATGAGGAGGAAAATAGAGataaagggaaagggaaagggaaagggaaagggaaagacTCTTTTAGATATACGCGTCCGGTTTTGCAGAGTACTCTGCAACTCATGGGATGTAAAGCACGTCATGCTTTTAAG ATTAGCCAAAGGGTTTTTGAGCTCATGAGAAGTGTTTCACATTCGAAAGAAGTTGAGATAACAGGAGTGGATGCTTCAAATGGAAATAACGAAAAGGAAGATGGTTTGTCCAGTGGAGTTTTCTTGGGTAAAACAGAGGTTGGTAATAGTTTGGTTTCCGAGGAAGACAGAAATAAGAGCATACCATTTGAATTGTACAAAAGACGAACCACTGTAGTTGTTAGAAGAGAGGctttcttgaattttgtttGTGATGCTCTGACCGAGTACAAGTATGTGGGGCCTAACCAGAGGGAAGACTTGGTTTTGGCTTGCAG AATCCGTGAAAGGAAGGAATCCGTGACAGTGCTGTTGTGTGGTACTAGTGGCTGTGGAAAATCTACTTTGTCTGCATTGCTG GGTAGCAGGTTAGGAGTTACAACAGTGATATCTACGGATTCTATTAGACACATGATGAGGAGTTTTGTAGATGAGAAGCAAAATCCTCTACTTTGGGCCTCGACATACCATGCTGGGGAGTTTTTAGATCCTGTGGCTGTTGCTGAAGCAAAGGCTAAAAGAAAGGCAAAGAAATTGGCAGGCACTGGAACTTTGCGTTCAAAGGATGAAGTATCTGATGGCTATACAACTGGGAAATCTGGTAGCGGAGCACCAAAGGTGAGTTCTGGTGCTACTGAGGTTATTAGTCCAAAACAAATGGCAATTGAAGGTTTCAAGGCACAAAGTGAGATGGTGATTGACAGTCTTGATCGTCTCATTACTGCATGGGAAGAGAGGAAAGAATCAGTAGTGGTCGAGGGTGTTCATTTGAGCCTTAATTTTGTG ATGGGGCTTATGAAGAAACACCCTTCAATTATACCATTCATGATATACATTACAAATGAGGACAAACACTTGGAGCGATTTGCAGTTCGTGCAAAGTACATGACATTGGACCCagctaaaaacaaatatgtaaaATACATTCGGAACATCAGAACAATCCAAGATTATCTTTGCAAACGGGCTGACAAACATCTTGTTCCCAAAATCAACAACACAAATGTCGATAAGAGTGTGGCAGCTATTCATGCAACAGTCTTCAGCTGCCTTCGAAGGTGGGATGCAGGAGAACAGCTTTATGATCCTACCACAAACACTGTTGCTCTTGTTGATGAGGAGTACAGGAACCAGTGTGCTGCAAATTCATTGAGCTCCAAGGGGATGTTTCAGCTTATTCAGAGAAAAGGTTCTTCAAGGCATTTGATGGCTCTTCTTAATACTGATGGGTCTGTTGCAAAGGCTTGGCCTGTTGATTCAGTAGATGGTAATGGGAAGCTTGGAACAGGCCATGGGACTGACAGTGGAATAGGGACTCCAATGTATGGACCATTGCAGATAGGCAAGGCTGAACCAGTTAATCTTCAGTTTGGTAACTTTGGAATCAGTGCTTGGCCTAGTGATGGTGGCACAAGTCATGCTGGAAGTGTTGACGAGTCCAGGGCTGATGGGACTGATACAGGGAGCAGATATTACTCCTCTTGTTGCAGCTCGCCAAGGAAGCCTGATGGGGCTGCCAAGGAG CTGAAGGAGGAGCATTCAGTGAATGGCAGTGATGAAGAAGTTGACGATCCACCTGAGGTGGACAGTGATGAGGATCttagtgatgatgatgacaaGCATGACCATGAAGAG ATTGGCTCAGTTGATGAGGAATACACAAAATCAGATGAAGAATATGATGATCTGGCAATGCAGGATGTGCAGGAGAATGGTTATTGGTCAGACGATGATGAGGAGCCTAAAGATAGGCTGCCCCCTATTTCTGGGGGTAATGTAAGCCCCAACAAAATAGATAAGTACAGGCAGAATTTAGAGCGCTTCCTTGGAACTAGAAGTGAGCAGTTGGCTGAACCACTATGCTCCTACTCTTCTCTGCTTGTGGAGCAAGGTGAGAGGAGAATGTTGAGTTCAGGCAGTCTCAAAATAAGAAAACGTTCACTCAGCATTCCTGCCATCAGAAAGCATGGGTCAGTAATTAGTGATCCCATTCTCTCCGGAGCACCCCAGAG TAATACACAGGCAGAGTACGTTCTCCCCCTTCGTCTGTGTTCACAGCCATGCCAGCACAGTACATAG
- the LOC133699914 gene encoding ruBisCO large subunit-binding protein subunit alpha — protein MATSNALSRASILCSPKQGGLRRRGNQQNNSRLNYGLSSRRFSVRANAKDIAFDQKSRAALQSGIDKLADAVGLTLGPRGRNVVLDEFGSPKVVNDGVTIARAIELPDPMENAGAALIREVASKTNDSAGDGTTTASVLAREIIKLGLLSVTSGANPVSIKRGIDKTVQGLVEELEKKARPVKGRDDIKAVASISAGNDELIGTMIADAIDKVGPDGVLSIESSSSFETMVEVEEGMEIDRGYISPQFVTNPEKLICEFENARVLITDQKITAIKDIIPLLEKTTQLRAPLLIIAEDVTGEALATLVVNKLRGVLNVAGIKAPGFGERRKAMLQDIAILTGAEFQASDLGLSIENTSIEQLGLARKVTISKDSTTIIADAASKDELQARIAQLKKELSETDSVYDSEKLAERIAKLSGGVAVIKVGAATETELEDRKLRIEDAKNATFAAIEEGIVPGGGAALVHLSTCVPAIKDKIEDADERLGADIVQKALLSPASLIAQNAGIEGEVVVEKLKASEWEIGYNAMTDKYENLMEAGVIDPAKVTRCALQNSASVAGMVLTTQAIVVEKPKPKTPAAAATQGQYAV, from the exons atggcAACATCTAATGCTCTCTCCAGAGCTTCCATTCTTTGCTCTCCTAAACAG GGAGGGCTGAGGAGGAGAGGCAATCAGCAAAACAACTCAAGGCTGAATTATGGGCTATCAAGCAGAAGATTTTCTGTGCGAGCAAATGCCAAGGATATTGCATTTGATCAGAAATCCAGAGCTGCCCTCCAATCCGGAATTGATAAGCTTGCCGATGCTGTTGGCCTTACTCTTGGTCCTCGGG GTAGAAATGTTGTCTTAGATGAATTTGGAAGTCCAAAGGTAGTTAATGATGGGGTAACAATTGCGCGAGCTATTGAGCTACCTGATCCCATGGAAAATGCTGGTGCGGCTCTCATCAGAGAG GTAGCAAGTAAAACTAATGACTCGGCTGGTGATGGAACAACAACTGCATCAGTTCTTGCACGGGAAATAATCAAACTAGGGCTTTTGAGTGTCACCTCTGGAGCAAATCCAGTTTCTATAAAAAGGGGAATTGATAAAACTGTGCAGGGCTTGGTAGAAGAGCTAGAGAAGAAGGCCAGACCTGTTAAAGGTCGTGATGACATTAAAG CCGTTGCGTCAATTTCTGCTGGAAATGATGAACTCATTGGCACAATGATTGCCGATGCAATCGACAAGGTTGGGCCTGATGGTGTTTTATCAATTGAGTCTTCATCTTCCTTTGAGACCATGGTTGAAGTCGAAGAAGGAATGGAG ATAGATAGAGGTTACATCTCTCCTCAATTTGTTACAAATCCAGAGAAGTTAATTTGTGAATTTGAGAATGCTAGAGTGTTGATTACTGATCAAAAGATTACTGCAATCAAAGACATAATTCCCTTGCTAGAAAAGACTACTCAATTGAGAGCTCCTTTGCTTATAATTGCTGAGGATGTAACTGGTGAGGCTTTGGCTACCCTTGTGGTGAACAAGCTACGTGGTGTACTCAATGTTGCTGGTATCAAGGCTCCTGGTTTTGGCGAAAGGAGGAAAGCTATGCTTCAAGATATTGCCATTTTAACAG GAGCTGAATTTCAAGCTAGTGATCTTGGTTTGAGCATTGAAAACACATCAATTGAGCAGCTTGGTTTGGCCAGGAAGGTTACAATCAGCAAGGATTCCACAACCATCATTGCTGATGCTGCATCGAAAGATGAATTGCAAGCTAGGATTGCACAATTGAAAAAAGAGTTGTCTGAGACTGATTCTGTTTATGACTCAGAGAAACTGGCTGAAAGAATTGCCAAATTGTCTGGTGGAGTTGCTGTTATCAAAGTGGGTGCTGCAACGGAGACTGAGCTTGAGGATCGCAAACTACGCATTGAGGATGCAAAGAATGCAACTTTTGCTGCCATAGAGGAAGGAATTGTGCCTGGTGGTGGTGCTGCTTTGGTTCACCTCTCAACTTGTGTTCCGGCAATCAAGGACAAAATTGAAGATGCAGATGAGCGGTTAGGTGCTGACATTGTGCAGAAG GCCCTGCTATCACCAGCATCATTGATTGCTCAAAATGCTGGAATTGAGGGTGAGGTGGTTGTGGAGAAGCTAAAGGCTAGTGAATGGGAGATTGGCTATAATGCCATGACAGACAAGTATGAGAATTTGATGGAGGCTGGAGTCATTGATCCGGCAAAGGTGACAAGATGTGCTCTGCAGAATTCTGCATCTGTTGCTGGAATGGTCTTGACCACCCAGGCCATTGTTGTAGAAAAGCCCAAGCCCAAGACACCTGCAGCTGCTGCTACACAAGGCCAATATGCTGTGTAA